From Gossypium raimondii isolate GPD5lz chromosome 11, ASM2569854v1, whole genome shotgun sequence:
TCTAGAATAACTTCCATAAGGATGATACTTGCAATTGCCGCTTTGTAGAATCTAGAAGTacatcaaatggatgttaaaacagCTTTCTTAAATGGAGATCTTGATGAAGAAATCTACATGGTACAACTTGAGGGTTATGTAGTTCTAGGACAAGAAAGAAAAGTCTGTAAATTGGTGAAGTCCTTATATGGACTTAAACAAGCACCTAAACAGTGACATAAAAAGTTTGATAATGTCATGATGACAAATGGCTTCAAGATTAACGAGTGTGACAAATGTGTGTATGTCAAAACTACCGATGTTGGATATATAATCTTATGCTTATATGTTGATGGCAAACTCATTGTTGGAAGTAacaatgaaatggtaaaatgtaccaaagacatgttaaattcaagatTTGACATGAAAGAAATAGGACTAGTTGATGTAATTTTGGGTATCTAAATTAAAAGGTCATCTAAAGGTCTCATTGACTCAATTACACTATGTGGACAAGATTCTTGAGAAATTTAGTAAGGATGATCCTAGTATAGCCAAAACTCTAATTGATATGAGCCAACATTCGTCTAAAAATAGAGGTGAAAGCATTAACCAAGTGGAATATACTAGGGTCATAGGCAGTCTAATGTACCTTATGAGCTTCGCTAAACCAGATATTGCTTTCACTATGAGTAGTTTAAGCAGATTCAAAAGCAATCCAAGGGAAAACCACTGGAAAGCAATTGTGAGGATAGTAAGATATCTCAGCTATATTTGGGATTATGGATTACATTATTCTAGAGATCCTATTGTTTTAGAAGGTTTCTCCGATGTCAGTTGGATATCTAATATTCAAGATACCAAAGGCACATGGGGAGGAGGAGTTGTGTCATGGAAATCCTCATGACAAACAATTATAACTAGATCCATAGTGGAATTTAAGTTTGTAGCTCTAGATAAATCCCTACCTAGTTGATTAGAGATCCCAAGATCTAGGTTCAAATGGACAACCTAATTGCATAGACCTTGTGAGGTCACTGTGGGGGTACTTATCCCAAGTCTGTTCATATGCTGTAAACAGTGACTAAAAATGGGATAGGTTAAGCAATGCTTTTAATGACCATTGTGTGTTTCAGTGAGCCGAACAACATAAGTCACCTATGTGAGATTGAAGTGAAGCCGCTTCAAGGAGACTATTGGGGCATAGTTCTCTCAAACTCTTGTAGAACCAGGAAATGTTCACGACTATATGAACATAACCATGAGAACTAAAACCTTGCCAATGAGGTACTTGGGTGAGGTATATCATTGTTTACACAAAAGGAAAAACAGTTCAAGGACATCACGTCTACTGGtcagctagtaaagtaaatatacTTTTGCAAGGGAAGGTTCAAAGGTATCCTATGCAACTATCAATCGTAGATTCTATCACCACATCGAGTCAATGTTTTTCAATAAAACcatcaattttcattcatgtaAGGGATTGTTTGAAGATTTTTGTTTTATGGGAattttgaggcatattctcaataggtaaaggtggagagttgaatcataattttatggtttcatattctactccatgagagctttacaacggtatatcatatgctcaaaatggttgagtaatgaatgagaaattgatgctcaaagtaagctacttggatatattgttgaggaaaaataaaaggctTAGAccccacattggttaaataccaagtgtagaatgtgtttatatatgtgaacTCTCTTGAAGGATAATTAAATGACTAAGCTATGCAGGTCCACACCCACACGACGTGGGCGACGCGAAATGTCTGGACTAGTCGGGCCCAAAATGGGCCTACGGATATTTTAGCCCAACACGAATTTATTTTCCTCAGCAGACAAAATCTGCTTATATATGGAAACTTATCTTATGGATTTGATTCCAAtaaatctatttaaatttttatttaatagcACATTTTGGggatattttttcataattacaaCTCTCCATACCTATAAAAGGCTATGATTCTGAAGGGTTTTTTGCTGCACACTCTCATACTCTCTAAGAATTTCTCTTGTCGAAATTTTGTTGTTCTCAAAAATCTCTTTTTTCCATCTTTCGtgttttctaaatattttgGTGATAGAAAAAGACATTGTTCTTTTGATTGATCGTGGTAGAGGTGCTACTACTTCGACCACTGCTGTTGTTGTATCCTAGGAGACTTTCGACCAACATTACTCCAAGTATCGTAGGAGCGGccgaatctgtcttaaggaaactaTGTTTCACAGGCCTCAACATTTCGTAAAATCTCAATTCTCctttatttcaattgttttatttgattttcatatttgataaattaactataaataattatgttcatattttattttatatgtgtttatttttaattatttattttggtcgCTAACGTGTTTTGTCTAACACGTTTCCcatccaatataaaaaaaaattgaatttccagttaattataaaaaatatcttttaaaagatttaatgaTTAATAATGTCAAATAAATAAGTCTCTTTCATACAATCTTCTGTATATATGTGTCGCGGGCTGCGAATCAAAGACCGATATGAATACGCAAAGAGCATCTCATTGAGGTCAATTGATGAAATAAGGTTCATTTGACCTACTTGAACTGGTCCGAGTTGTGGAACATGTGAATAAACACATTTACTTGAAGCTTTAGTGACCCAGTAAAACACTTAAGAGAAAACTAAGACTACCTCGTTAAATATAGAAACTAATCTTAGAAAATATGTAATCtgataatatttgattttgtaatattaggGGATCATGTGAAtcagctcaactataaataaaggtCTTTTTAATGATCTCATTCATTGTATTCATCCTTGACTAATAGAATACTTTtaaatgaatttactcaaacactCTGTGTGCTTTTGGTTTTTTGTGGTTTTTCTAATATTTCGTTGttctttaattttgagttgtttttacttcattttcagtgacttaaaaaaattttatcgaGAATCCTCAACTTACGAGAGTTAAGCACTAAAGAATCATCTAATGTCGCACGAATTACAAAACTAAAATTCTAACCTTACCACGTATGCATGaccataaacataatttttcacataaaaactagaaaatcaataaaagacttTAAAACCGGacctttaaaaatcaaaagcaagGCCGCTTAGATATTGGGATAATGATCACAACTAGAACAAGCTCGGCTAACTAACACTATTTATTTGGATTATGATTGAGGTGATGGGTAAAAGAGTGGAATGTTATTGGAAACTCAAAAGCACTGTGATTTTAATGGAACAATTATATCCAATTCAGTAATGTTCTAAAGCAATCTAAACCCATCTTCATTTTGGTTTAAAACAATGGTGTTTACCAGTTTAAGGTGCTGAAGTCCTCAAATTACAGTCAACTCAATCCTGTCAAAACAATGGCAATCTATGTACTGTCACCGCATAATGTACAATGAACAAAAATTTCTTCTTCCTTTGCCTTCTCTTTGTGGAAGCATTGTATCATCCCAACATCTAAACTCTAAAGCCATTTTTTGTACACCATAATGTATATTCTCTTCACTATTTGACCGACTGTAAAATACCCTACGAAAAGCACCACCAGAAAGCCGAAATATGAGAGTGGCAAGTCAGTGAATCCCATGAAATCTCCGATTATTGAGAAGGGTATTGCAATACCAATGGCAGAAATCACTACTGTTGAAGCAAGTACAGGCCAGGAAGCGATCTCCATGATGAAGGGAATTTTCTCCGTACGGATCAAGTGGAAAATCAGAGTCTGCATGAGAAGCCCTTGAATGAAATATGCAGAGCGGAAGAAAGATTCATCCAATTTCCCACCAGAACTGTAATAAaaccaaacaaacaaaagaGTGGCCACATCACAGAGAGTGCAAACAGGACCATTCCATAATATGAACATCGGCAAACTTTTGACAGACCATTTTTGTGGGATTTTGACATAGTCTTCTTCCATCCTGTCCCATGGAATAGCAATCTGACCCACACTATACAAGAAGTTCTGCACAAGGAGTTGAATTGGGGTCAATGGCTCGAATCTGAGTACAAGAGTTACAATGAAGAGTGAAACAACGCTCCCCAGATTAGCAATGACTGACaatttaatgtatttcattGTATTGCCGAATGTCAGGCGGCCTTGCTCAACCCCTGCCACAAGCACGTTTAAGTCTTTCTCAAGTAAAATAATATCAGCCAAATCTTTTGCAACTGATGCTGCTGAATCAACTGATATACCAACATTAGCAGCATCCAATGCGAGTGAGTCATTTATTCCATCTCCCAAGAACCCAACAACATGATTACCTACTGACTGCAACGACTCCACGACTCTCAATTTCTGAGAAGGGGTGAGCCGAGCCAGAACTGTAGCTTTTTTCACTTTCTCGTGAAAGGCTTCCTGGTTCAGTTGCTCCAGCTCTGGTCCAGTAGTTACATGTGTGGTTCTGATGCCAACTTCCTTGCAAATTTTTATTGCTAGAGAAAGTGAATCACCAGTTAATACTTTTGCTTTTACTCCCTTTTCAGCCAATCGCCACAGAGCTTCCTTTGCTGAGTCCTTTGGTGGGTCAAAGAATGCTATAACACCAAGGAACACCATGTCTGATTCAACATCATCttcattttccatgttttgcttacttattttctGCAACATGACATAAAACTGTATTACTTACAGGGCTTTAAGCATTGGTTCTCTATAATAGTAATGAAAGTTTGTTCTTGGATACATGTCCCGTTGTACAAGGATGCTTGGGGCTTGAAATTCATGCATGACAAAAGTAGAACAGAATGGGATACAGCCATACGGGAAGAGAAAAGGCAATGGTTTAGAGGATATTTGAACTCACTGTTTGCTGCAGGTTCTTTATTGCAACTCCTATAATCCTTAATCCCTCATTTCTAAGTTCTTCCACCACATTTAGGATCCTATGATGGTGTTCTGCAGAGACAGCTGTTATCTCACCCATATCTACATTCTCCACATAAGAACAAACTTTGAGCACATCTTCAAGTGCTCCTTTGGTTATTATGAATCTGTAAAAGGGTTGGATATTTCTGCCTTCTGGATTAGATTCTGTTTCCAGAATAACCGATACTCTTCTTCTCATGAAATCAAAAGGGATTTCATCAGTCTTTCTCCATTTGGATGGTTGGAATCGGTATCCGTTTGTGTACACAAATGCCAGAATTGCATCATCTAGTGGATATTTCTGATCACTCTTGAAGTAAGAATTCAGGAAGGCAAAATGTAAGACCTTTTCTCTTGGAGCACCCCAGCTATCCAGATGATTAACCATGATTGCACGGTTCATGGTGAGCGTCCCAGTTTTATCAATACATAGAATATCCCTGCAAAATCAAAAAGCAAAAGAAGTATAAGtaccaaaatattatacttTCAAAATGGAAAACTTGATGAACTTAGCATGCAACAACATAGAACATGAGCTGGGACTCTTCACATGCTAATCTATGCTACTTGAACTCCTTAATTTTCTTAAAGTATCCATGCCAAAAACATGTCTTCCACATTTTAAACATTGTTATGGGTTTATGATCTTCGTAATATAGGAAAGAAATTTAGTATACCTATGCCAAATACATGCCCTATTTAACAATCATTTGAAGTCTGTGTAACTTGGTCTTTGACAACAGAGTGCATTTTTCTGAGGTACTGTgctttcttaaaaataaaagtagatcCATATCTAAAACTCCTGGTTTTAGATTTCAAACGAGTGGAAGCAAGCATAGGTCTCTGACCCTGATTTACAGGTAAACTAATTTTATCATCCTGTGATTTTCAGGGTGCTTTTGAATCCAAAAGTATAACTAAATTCTATGTACTTTAATTATAGTCGTCTTTcgcaattttccaatttattcAAATCTAGCATCTTAGTTGATGATCAACTCAATTTTCTGTGTCAGTTATCCAACTTCATAACCATTCACTTCAAACAATGATCTACATGGaatgatttaattcttttagcTCTATATTTCAGGGAGAAACTTTGGACTTACATGGATCCCATGTCTCTAATGGCAGATAAGCTTTTCACTATACATCTCTCCCTAGCCATAGCAAGTGCGCCCTTTGCAAGACTTGTGTTGATGATGAGGGGAAGCATTTGAGGAGTTAGGGCACATGCAACCGAGATCCCAAAAAGGGTACTCTCACTCAAATCATAGAAGGTAAAGTACTCTACCAGTATCATGATTGTGACTACTAGAAGCATTACACCAACAAGCACGTACGATATATGCCGGATACCCTTCTCAAAACTATCTGCTGGTTTGTGCTTTCCAATAGTTGAAAACACGGCACTTATGTAGGTCTTGGATCCAGTGGAGACAACTAAACCAGTTCCAGTACCTGATACCACATTTGTCCCCTGAAATATTAATCGTAACGGTATATACCTCAGTGTATTATGTAGTAATAGTCTATGAGTAAACAAATACTAATAGACAACAGTTGGATATTAGCTACACTGAAGTTACCATACTTAAGATTCAAATATGCAAATGACTAAAGGAATTGCGTGATACATTAGCAATATAACTTGAGAAAATCATAATcctgattataatatttttcctacttGACTCTTAGGTTCTGTAAATGTTGCGGAAGGATTATTACCACAAGGAACAAAAGAGTAATATTGGAGCAACTATACCCACCATGAAACAAATATTCTTTAATTCTAGCAACGGAGTGCTTCTATCTTCTCTCGCATCTGCAGTTTTTTCAGTTGGCCATGACTCTCCTGTTAATGAGGACTGACTGTTGAAGAAGCAAGAATGTAAAATAAGGGATTCCACGGATTACCAGTCAAAAAGAAAAGGTCATAAAGGGAAATTTCAAACCTTGAAACAAAGAAAGGAAGATTTGAAGCTGTATACCTTACAACAAGGTGTTTCGAAGTTAATAGTCTCACATCACCAGGGAAAAGGTCCCCAGGCTCGAAAATGACAATGTCTCCTGGAACAACATCCCTTTGATCAACTTGAACGATTAATTCTGTCTGAACCACCCTCCCTGCACATCTTTGAACTTTAACCGGAGATCTTACATATTCTGAAAGTTGCATGGCTGCTTTTGAACTGCCATATTCCTGGGTGGTGCATAGAATTTAAAGTTGCATACAATTGTGTTTGAATCAGAATTCATAGAGAATTCAGTTGATCGAGAAATTTAAAACGAGAAGTACCTGATAGAATCGAAGGGAGACGCTAATGAAAACCAGTATAAGCATGATGCATCCATTTGGATTATCACTGGTTATGTATGAGAGTGCTGACAACACAATCAGAATGATATTGAAAGGATGAAAGAAGGCGCTCCACAGAAGATGCCACGAGCTTGGAAATGTGTATTCAAGGGGAGTGTTTGGCCCATTTTCCTTCAATCTCTTCTCAGCTTCAGTAAAGCTCAAGCCTACTCAAAAGCAGAATTGAGTAAAATAAGCATATCCATTCCCCTGAAAAGCTGGTGAATTGATCAAGGACGCTacttaatttactcattttcaaaacatcaaacaGATAACAGGCATATCGATTCAATTCTCTTCCAATCAGCAACGGTAACTAAATCAGGAGAAAAGAAAGCTAGCTAACCTCTTTCTGTGGATCGAACATATTCAAAAGCCATGTATATTTCTGATCTGGCCAAAGCATATAACCAAGAATAaaccttctcttcttcttctgtCTTTGAACCGCCATCAATCTTCTCTAAATATCTCAAACAAAGacccaaaaatcacaaaaaccCCATCTCAGAAACACTGTCAGAAAACCAAATTAAACTAGTAATTAGACCTTACAGGGGACGACAACTTACTTCCAGACTTAAAACGCCGGAGAAATCCGTAAACCAAATTCGAAAAGAACCCATCCCGATGTTCACCATTGGTATCAGTGTTAGCCCCATTGATGAGATTCTCACGAACAGGGTTGGAAGAAGGGAGGAAGTCAAGCTGGGTTCTGAAACTGAAAAACCTTAAGAATTTGAACCTTTCCATAGGAGCAAAACGAGGTGATAGGATAGAAAGGGACAGAGAGTAATGGAGGTGGTAAGTAGATTAGAGGAAATAATGAAGGGCTGAAAGAAAGCATGGTTGAAAAACCAAGGTGATTATTGGTGGGGAGGTTGAAGATTTGAAGAGAAGGTGGAATAGaaaaactaatttatctatGATTAGTATCGACTTTATTTGGACCATTCTGTAGTAgctttcattttcaacaaatgTGATGCTTCTTTCCAGTGTTATTCTCTCCTGGAAGTTTAGATCTTCAACCACCAAACTTCAAATGACCGTTAGGTGCAGTCGGTATAGGAGGGAATGGCAGTTATTTCCCGTAAGGTGAGTAGCAGTTTTTTTTAtggcataatgacttatttggtcctccaacttaaaaaaaaattattttagccatccatttaatttttattcttttagctttaaacttgcattgtttgttaaatcacttcaaaatagatgaaaaagttcATATTTGCTAACTTCGCTAATATAGCATACATGTAGAGTGCCACAtacctaattaatttttaaaattttaaatttcaaaaaaattataatttttaagaaaaacttaaaattgttaaaatatataaaaggttatttttctataattttaaatttttaaaaattatttaattgttaatgcAACATACACGTGAGTACCATGTGaatatagtaaaattaacaaatttaaacttttctatctatttttttattgttttaacaaataatataagcTTAAGGGATAAAAGCGgtgaataattaaatgaaatgataaaataatttttttaaaagttagatggtcaaataagtaattattctttttttcttaccCAAATATCAACCGAATCTATGCCGACAGCTTATTTAGTTACTTTCACCAAGTTAAATGTGCGACAATTGtcacaattttattatttcgatTCTAGATAaatatagttaaatttttattagattaaatatttagataaaaaacTCAATCGtaataattaaggaaaaaattcatattatatgaaaaaaatcataataaatacaTGTGTCGTAATTTGCCTAAATTATGCATTGAAgcacaatataaaattttaatataatcaaaCCATGCCCTAATACGAATAACTCAATCAAGCAAAAATCACATTATGCATTTGAAAGttcaatatttcttttaaaattttaatcaaattagaaaATGCATTAAATATATACTGTGTATTCAATTTCCTATATAAGCAATTTTGTCCACCGATTTCTACCACTCAAATCATAtacataattataatatttgtaaaGATATGTTATAAGGAAATTTCCACCTTAAATTATCCTTTTAAATGTACAttctataatataattaattttatataaaattaatggatTAGCCTACGAACGGTCTATGGCACACCTTTCGCTGGAGCCACTGAGGCTTAACCATCTTATACGACTTTAAAGATAGGGATGCCAAAGCAAGACAACCTACGATATTTGCATGACCGACTGTCTCTCTCCCGATCGACGGGAGAGAGATGAGAATCAATACTTGagaattaaaatacaatataaaatttaatgtttcattGCAAGTGTGTTAggtcaattataatatttgtagtgttacaATAGAACACTGGAGTATTCTAAGGATCAAatccaagaaaattttggattgAACAGTTTCTAAATAACATGcatgtaaaataaaaagtctAACCAACTAATCAACCAACtaatcacaaaaaattatattacggAAAAGCATGAAATCAagataaattaatctattttgcTATATAACTAGTAAGGACTTGTAAAACATgcaaagttacaaaattaacaattaaataacaaaCAGTGATTGGTTGATATTGATGTGGTTCATTACTCTTTGAACTAGGGATCCAAATCGCTTAAACTCCTAAAATTGCTCCATTTTACCTCTCGGTCTCCATTTTACcaagttagacaaattaattcGGATTATCTCTTGATCTCACCGGTTAACTTGTGAATAATGAATTGGTACCCAAAAAGATTTCCACTCGGTCTCACTTGCCTACATGTTCCATTAGGGTCGTTAGTCCTAATTTTTTAAGTTCATTCAAATTACTCCAATTTATTACGATTTGGTCCTTCATACAAAAATCAGTTGaccacatctccatcaaccaacccctTAAAGGTTTAGCTACTAATGCtggaaataaaattaacaaccatgaaaataaaaaacaaagattCCATTAAAGCAAagcttgagaaaaatataaaagttgagatttttatgcatgaaaatcTAAAAGGCATGTAACGTAAagcattcaacaagaaaatctaaagcaataaacataaaaggaacaaactttaacaaatgcaaagtaaaagaaactgaaatacattaaactaaatctgaaaatgtcttacaaccaaggtataaggactaaaggTGCAAATAAACCTAAGCTACAGTGATAgctaacttaactaacactaaaaacaactaaaacaagaaaaaaaattgttgggAAATGTAAAATCTATAGctaaggaaatgaaaataagaaacctTAGAAAAAGAGGAAGAGAAGCTAAGAGAAAACCTAATAAAACTAAGTCTAAACTAAGGTAATGTGACCTCTCTTTCTCTCCCAGCCAAATTTTGGCTAATATAGCAGCTATTCTGACCCAATTTGTGTGCCCAAAATACCCTTGAACGAGCCTTCAATGATTGGTGCTTTGAGTGGACAAAGACTACCctttttatgcaattttgtCCCCACATGATATTGGTTTCACGATACCAAGGAAGAGGATATCGTAATGCCTCGAACAATTTCAAACTTGGGGGTGTTCTTGGAGGGTGGATATCATGATACAACTGAAGGGTGGTCTTCAATCTCGAGTTTGTTGGAGGTATCAGAATTCCAAGGTTTGGATATTACAATACCCTCTCCTTTGGTACTGTGCTCGCTCGTTTTCAACCTCCAACACGTCCTTACATCAGTCAACCATACGTTAGGGACtcaaaaatgagtaaaaataagacatttacacttattaacttaaaatctaaaaattacgGAAAAGATGCTACTTTGCTCGAGAATAATCTCCTTACGTATACCGGGAAGGCGTaatttttcatatcaaattatggcagatcaaGGACCACACAATACATACCATGACAACAACATACCTATAACAGCATTGACACTAGGCCATCTCGCACAACCATGCAGGTCATCGTACTCTCTACCATGTGGCATTACGAGAGAATGGGCGACCCACTACATAAGCTTGGATGCATATAGGTACAAGGATCCTCTCTCCTTCCTCTATCATCACTTCCTTCTACTTCTTCTACTTCCTCTATACAAAATCTTTACTCCTTATTTTCTCTAGCTTTCTGTCAAGCTTAGGTGAAATGGTACTCCTCTCTACCACTGTCTCCTTTATGTCGATAACTCGTATCAATAATTGGTATGACAAGCGTAGAATGAACCACCATGGCTCACTCTTTCACTGTCATTCATGAATTCATAACCAGGAACTTCAGGAAACCCAAACATGACCCCAACAACCTCCTCATGTTACTCATCTACCCACTATTCTTGGCTAGCAACTGCAACACAACCAATAATATCGCCCACCTCCACTAAGAACATCCTCGTATATTCTGCGAGATGCCCATCCCTACCAACAGGCCTATCCCACGTACAATCAGTGCCTACCACCACCATTGTATTATCCCTACCCTACCAAGGAAATACTAATGGTATTACCCCGTCGACTGACTAAACCTCTTAGAATTCTTAATATGGCTCCTAACATTTCATCGAGATGCAAGAGAAGATGAAAATACTAGAGGCTCAGCTTTCAAAATCATGAACAACAAGAACACCAGCACTTGTTGgataaaaaaaacaagagaaatGAGTGGATCATTGAAGAGCTTAGGGTAGGTAGGGATCCTTTGCGATATTCGAGCCCTTTTGTTTTTAGACTACTATTTTACTGAATTTTTTAGAGTCCAAGAAAAATTCTTAATTAGCAACACCTATATTTAGCaagtttaaatttgttgaaccatttttaaactatttttggCTAAGTGAAATCCActttttactcaacttaccttttGTACTTTTAGTCAATTGACTAAAATACCCACGTTCACTTTCATAATACACACACTTTAAGAAATTTATCCTCTTCTCGCTCGCCCTTTATATCCTTTTGAGATTTCTAAGTATTTTATGTTGTATTTTATTGTTCATTCTTGCTATCGTTTTATAACGACAGAGCTTGTTTAATCTTACGGGATATACTATACAATCAAATATCCTTAAAGATAATGTCTAACACAATTCAAACTATTCAACTCATATTTCTAATTCATCAACTTGGTGCATATTGGCTTACAAAAATAACTAAACTCAGCATGTTATATGAAGTCATACTTTAATGAGacttcatttaatttcatatgatgtatattattttaaattgtttgtcCATAATGCCATATTCATAGGATCTTTAATCCTTAAGTCTGTACTATTGTGTTGAATATAAACTTATTGTTTCTTTACATGATCTTTTGTAGTAATATCCTTTATATCGATATGTttgcttcattttcattttatcatGCTTCAAAAGAATATTGAATAAGAGTTGTCACAATAAATCTTTAAAGACCTTGTTATGAAATAACAACTCTTAGACTAAAGATAAATTATCTCAACATTAAATTTGTGATGTTACTTTATATCATAATTCATTTAGGTAGCTTATATATGATTAAGCTAGAAATACTTAATATTTTCCCAACAAGTATTAAGTGTAGTGGAACGCACATTATATTCCTAAGGAGAGAACACATGTTTGAACCTTAGAGACAACATAGTTGGGagttagtataaatattaaatcggtccgtaaatattaaatataaatatttaaggagttagtataaaagtttttaaagtttggTCATTCAATTTTGCttattaattgcttaattaagatataaggactaaattgtaaaattcttatcactatagattttaaatatcaaaaggtcaaattggtaattaaaccattttgaCCATCAAATAGTGGAGAATGATGTTATTCTCCACTAACTTTGGTTAAATATGATTAAGCTTTAATTAGATTAcactttaataaattaaatttagtttaattaa
This genomic window contains:
- the LOC105804179 gene encoding uncharacterized protein LOC105804179 isoform X1, which encodes MERFKFLRFFSFRTQLDFLPSSNPVRENLINGANTDTNGEHRDGFFSNLVYGFLRRFKSGKKIDGGSKTEEEEKVYSWLYALARSEIYMAFEYVRSTERGLSFTEAEKRLKENGPNTPLEYTFPSSWHLLWSAFFHPFNIILIVLSALSYITSDNPNGCIMLILVFISVSLRFYQEYGSSKAAMQLSEYVRSPVKVQRCAGRVVQTELIVQVDQRDVVPGDIVIFEPGDLFPGDVRLLTSKHLVVSQSSLTGESWPTEKTADAREDRSTPLLELKNICFMGTNVVSGTGTGLVVSTGSKTYISAVFSTIGKHKPADSFEKGIRHISYVLVGVMLLVVTIMILVEYFTFYDLSESTLFGISVACALTPQMLPLIINTSLAKGALAMARERCIVKSLSAIRDMGSMDILCIDKTGTLTMNRAIMVNHLDSWGAPREKVLHFAFLNSYFKSDQKYPLDDAILAFVYTNGYRFQPSKWRKTDEIPFDFMRRRVSVILETESNPEGRNIQPFYRFIITKGALEDVLKVCSYVENVDMGEITAVSAEHHHRILNVVEELRNEGLRIIGVAIKNLQQTKISKQNMENEDDVESDMVFLGVIAFFDPPKDSAKEALWRLAEKGVKAKVLTGDSLSLAIKICKEVGIRTTHVTTGPELEQLNQEAFHEKVKKATVLARLTPSQKLRVVESLQSVGNHVVGFLGDGINDSLALDAANVGISVDSAASVAKDLADIILLEKDLNVLVAGVEQGRLTFGNTMKYIKLSVIANLGSVVSLFIVTLVLRFEPLTPIQLLVQNFLYSVGQIAIPWDRMEEDYVKIPQKWSVKSLPMFILWNGPVCTLCDVATLLFVWFYYSSGGKLDESFFRSAYFIQGLLMQTLIFHLIRTEKIPFIMEIASWPVLASTVVISAIGIAIPFSIIGDFMGFTDLPLSYFGFLVVLFVGYFTVGQIVKRIYIMVYKKWL
- the LOC105804179 gene encoding uncharacterized protein LOC105804179 isoform X2, with product MLILVFISVSLRFYQEYGSSKAAMQLSEYVRSPVKVQRCAGRVVQTELIVQVDQRDVVPGDIVIFEPGDLFPGDVRLLTSKHLVVSQSSLTGESWPTEKTADAREDRSTPLLELKNICFMGTNVVSGTGTGLVVSTGSKTYISAVFSTIGKHKPADSFEKGIRHISYVLVGVMLLVVTIMILVEYFTFYDLSESTLFGISVACALTPQMLPLIINTSLAKGALAMARERCIVKSLSAIRDMGSMDILCIDKTGTLTMNRAIMVNHLDSWGAPREKVLHFAFLNSYFKSDQKYPLDDAILAFVYTNGYRFQPSKWRKTDEIPFDFMRRRVSVILETESNPEGRNIQPFYRFIITKGALEDVLKVCSYVENVDMGEITAVSAEHHHRILNVVEELRNEGLRIIGVAIKNLQQTKISKQNMENEDDVESDMVFLGVIAFFDPPKDSAKEALWRLAEKGVKAKVLTGDSLSLAIKICKEVGIRTTHVTTGPELEQLNQEAFHEKVKKATVLARLTPSQKLRVVESLQSVGNHVVGFLGDGINDSLALDAANVGISVDSAASVAKDLADIILLEKDLNVLVAGVEQGRLTFGNTMKYIKLSVIANLGSVVSLFIVTLVLRFEPLTPIQLLVQNFLYSVGQIAIPWDRMEEDYVKIPQKWSVKSLPMFILWNGPVCTLCDVATLLFVWFYYSSGGKLDESFFRSAYFIQGLLMQTLIFHLIRTEKIPFIMEIASWPVLASTVVISAIGIAIPFSIIGDFMGFTDLPLSYFGFLVVLFVGYFTVGQIVKRIYIMVYKKWL